The nucleotide window TTTATCTCGTTTTTATCTGTTTAAAGTtactatattgtacttaaaaAGTTGTCACTTTTATTTACGTGATATAGAAAATTCAAAgagaagaaaaattatattaaatagcaAATATCAACAACTACGTAAATATTAGCTTGCACCAAACACAGCATGAGTATTCCTCCTAAAAAGTGAGATTATAAGCAACAAATTAACACAAATAAAATCGTCGGTGAAATTTCTAGTAAATCTAAGAATGGTGGTTTAAAAGAGAAAAGGTAGGAAATACAAATACTAGTATTAGTGTGGTAGCAGACAATTTCAAAgttcataaaaattattatgaataaaccACCAGCTACCTTTCCTGCTTTTGGTGTTTTTGTTAATCAAGTTTCCAGGCATTTGGCACTTGGCATCCCAACATAAgttctatttattattattttttttatttttttattttatattaagaatattaaaaaatatatttaaatgtaGAATAATCATAACCCATGCCTATCTTTTTCAAGGTTGTTAGGAGGGGTGATTATGACTTTGATAGAGATGTTAATCCCAATATATTCTCTTTATTTGAGCTTACCCCAATTAATTAACAACATCACTAATAATACTTATTGGTCTACTATTCAAAATCTTTGTTTTAGGATTTGCAtagcacttttttttttaatagcaaACTAGAGATAAGAgaatatattaacaataaattatCTAAAACTTATATTCTTTTAAGAGGGTGTTTAATTGAAACAAAATGTTTCTTCAAAATGATGTGTTTGAAAGAATATACAGGCAAAAAATACGTCGAAAAAAGTTTTCTAGttctttataaatatttttcttcGAGTGAAGATTAGAAGGAAACCGATTTTCCGTGCTCTCTAATCCCAACATCTCAATTTATCTATATTAGTTTTCTCATCaaaccaaatataataaaattaattagcaTTTACATTTTTTCATTACATTTCATTATCAAAATGTAAGCAAATATACTGAAAGAGATacatattgttattattatagaacatttgaaattagttaaaacaaaaacaagaaaataaaagtcTACATGCCAGTATGCACTACCATCAGCGCTGAAATGCACTAATCAACATTTATTATTAGTCTAATTAAGTGTGAATGATTAAACAAATGCAGAATCTCATGTAATCCAAGTCATATTGACTTGTTAATTAAACAGTTAAGACTTAAGACCCCCTGACAGAGATTGGAAGCATAAGTCAGAATCCATTAAGGGAGTAATTAAGAGGGTTAAAActttagttaataaactaataatccAGATTCCAAGAGAGGCTGAGTGATCCAAAAACCAAGGTAAAACTTTCAGATCcaagaaaaaaaatcacatttatCAATAAGCCACATAGctagaattaattaattagctgTTAATTGTGAGTTTGTGACCAATAGATGATTAACAAATCATTCAATTTAAGATTTTATGTATCTTTCATCAACTAATTACTCAGTGTCTAGTGGGGTACGGGTATAATTTATTCGCTACTTCTCTTCTTGGACTCTGACTTTGTGCATGACAATGGGCTCATGACAAAGACCAAGACCAAGACcatcaactaatcaaatattCCTACTCCCTCCCCTTACATTTGTTACactacatttaaaaaaaaaaaactcacttCAATATTTCACtgtaacagaaaaaaaaaaagcaaatctTTACCTCCATTGAGATTAGGGGTGTAAATTCTATGCTCAAAATGCACAACATACTCAAATAACTCAAAATTTGACTCAAGGATAAAAGCATTTGAAGTCGGGAACGTATAACACCATTACTCTGACATCAACattaacatcaacatcaacgACGAAAAGAAGCTTTCAGTCGAATAGATTGGAAAAACATTAGGAACTAATATTACAGGAAGCGCTGGCAACTGCCAAGCTAAAACATGAAACAATGGAAATGAAAGATTTACAACTTACAAGCATATAGAAGTACCATTAATTAGCATCATTAACACAACCCACTACCACAAAAAACATGTACAACAGAATCTACAATCAGGTGGTCGAGATCGATGAGGTTAAATAGACACCAAAAAACTCTTGATCTACTAACTCAACCTGGTTCTTCTTTGCCCTTGGCCTAAAGAGGGCAAATGAACACAAGAAAGAAGAGCCGAAACCCCATAAATAATCACATGTCGTAAACGAAGCTAAATGACTAATAAGTAACTAGCTTTCTCCGGTTTTGAGTCGCTTGGCAGCCTGAATAGACTCCTTAGCACTAACCTCAACAGCGTGAGATATGGGCTGATTATTTGGAGTCTGATTGTCAACATCCTGAAAAAACAATAGACATCTTAATCAAACGCATCAGAAAACTATTCCTATTCAGAAAAGGCGATGAGAGAGAAGGTAGGGGCAAAGAGATAAAATAAAGCTAATATTAATCATGGATAAAACGTGCAGGCCGACACTAGCCAATTGAAGGCCGGAAAACAAAGTGAAAGGTTGGACTATGAATCTTGCTAGGACGTAAGCTTTGCAAAAAGAATGGGTATACAATTAGCAGATGACTAAAGGTGCACCACTCCCAGGAATGATCAATAGCGTAGTGCGGAGAAAAAACGACAGAAGATCAGGCAAAAAGGTTGCTAAGTCTATCAGATTAGTTCTGGTTCTTTCAGGTCAGACTCATATATAACTCTGATTATAGCTTATTCATCACGGACAGTGTGCAATACGAGTGATATCGGTTTTTCATCTGGTTAAGTTCAAAAACGCTCAATTCAATAAGGTCTACAACTACCTAATTTTAGATAAACAAGAAAGTGGGCTCACAACTGGAAAAAAAATCAGTTTGTAAAGTTTTAGAGAGTCAAGTAGGCATTGTAGATGTCATCTCAGCATAATATCAATGGAAATAAGTCAGCCTCAAATTTCaaacaataatgataaacaaAAAGAACCTGAGAGCATACGCCTACAGATGGTGCAATAGCATTCGAGCCACTATGTACTTGCTTGCCAACATCAAGTTGAACCGAGATATTGGCATGTGATACATCCACCCCAGAAGTCTGCAGTGACTGGGTAAGTCTCTTAAGTAGTCTGTACAACACCAAAAAATCAGGCATCAATTCGTAAATTCACTGTAAGCACCTTCATTGGAAAATGAtttcaaatttcattttcttcctttttgGGTTGGAGTAGGAGTCTTGTCATGAACATCAAAGGACCACCACAATACAATAGAGTCCAAGAGATAGATCTTAATTCTTAATGCAGATGGCATTATCATAGAGAAGACATTATCACTTAAACAAGAATGAAGAGATAAAATCAAGGACTTACatttatttcctaaaatatgAATCGGCAAAGTGAATGTATTCAATCAAAGAGTGACAGTTGACACGACTAGCAGTATAAAGACATGAACATTCGCAAAGTTAAAAAGCACCTTTCACTATCAGAACTTCATCCCAGACATaaaacatcaatgatcaattctAACCAAGGAAGAAGTTCCCATCATACTTGCTGCCAACTGCCAACAGatgaccccccccccccccctctcccCCCTCTCCAAGTTGCAAACTTGCAATTACAATAGATACAGCGTGTTGGGCATTAAATAAAAAGAGTCGCACAAAGCtcacaagaataataaaaagaaggCACACATTAGAGTAGGAAACAGAAAATGGGCATTCACTAATTGTTCACTCCAAAACAAGAGGAGCAATATCAACAAAAATGTACAcaacccacacacacacacacatacaccaTAACCACAATCAGCTTTAATAAGATATCAAAGCAGTTATACGTTTGACTCAATATAGAAACTATATGTGGatataaagttaattttataatcCCCAATAATCAAGAGATAGGTAAACTAAAACCAGGAAATTTTATCAATTTAAGCAAAGCATATATACATTAAACTAAAAAGCACATACTCTTGAGAATAAACATCAGAGACACTACTTGAACCCCGTTTAAGTGGCCTGTCTTCAGTTCCTATAATAGCACCATCAACTGATCCATGAGGTTGAAAAGCAAGATTCTCGATTAGTTGAATTCCTCTTCCAGGAGGGTATGCACTTGACGGCAAAGAAATGCTCAAGGGTATAACAGGGTTCACTGGCCTGACAGCATGATCTGCTCGGTAAGGAAATTCCCCACTGAGCTCTGATTCCACTGAGCCTTGCATGCTTGGCATGGGTTGAACTGCAGTATTCTCATCCAAAAAGCCATTTTTCATGGCCTGTGAATGATTAACAAAGTTGTCCACTAGTCCATGATTAGCTCTCTGTCAAACAGTTGCAACAAGtgaagactttttttaaaaaaaaacagttcaacgaaaataaaaatagcaTCTAGATCAAAAAATGAAGACCTACTACTATCAAGGTTTTAATCATTCATGTAAAACAAGCCAAAAGGTAGATACGAGaccaaaaaaggtaaaaaaactCCATTGCCGACATGATTTTCTAGGAACCACGATTGCTTCTCATAAAGCTTTGTGAGAACTCACTTTCTTTTCTTCAGAGTCTTCATACATAGgtcaaatatataaaacattcaCTAAAATTCTTTGATACCCCAATAACCaataattaccaaaaaaaaaaaaaaaaccaaaaaagctaaaaaaaattagcaGAAGTTTTCACCATATACCAAACTACCGAAGAGTTCATAAAGCATTAATCATAGGTTTTAGAGGCAATCAGTCCAAGACAAGTGCAACTAAGGGCCCTAATGTCAACTTAGCAGCATAAAGATATGTCTCTATTTCTTAAGTCTTCCATGGACGAGCACAAAACATTAGTTCTATACTTAAAAGGGCCCACCTCATTAATTTTTCCCATCCAATACCATCTTTTTTACTCCTAGAGGCTTGAGGAAAAACAATTTGCACTACCCAGAAAATTATTAACGGGCACAATGGACAAATTATGTAGTTTTAGTCTTTTAGTAAAAATCCACGAGCAAAATCTAAACACTAAAGGGAATCCTAGGGAAAAAAAGTATGCATGTTACATCCAAGGTAACCCTAGCATCAGGTGATTAGATGTTTGGTTTACATGTTGGTAATTGGTATCTATCAAAAAGCCTCTATTGCACCCAGAGAGATAGTGTGAGGATCTTTGGCGCATCAAAGAATTGAAATCTGACTTTCTATAGGGCCACAAATTTAGTATGGAAGAATTAAGAGACTGTCACTACTAGTATATTTCATCTAGTCTCAAGGATACTTTCCTTCTTATTCAAAACCATTACAGCCAAAATGCAAGAAAGGCAATAGAAAATTCGAGGACAAGTCTCCTAAGTTTGACCTATCTTCGAGGAAAATTGCAAATTTGTTACACCCACATACACAACAAAGAGAGATCCCCCTAGCCGCCCCCCCGTCCCGTGTGAAAAATAAGAGCCAAATTTCTCTACAAGAGTAAAAGCCACACATCACTTTCCACTCAATGACAAGCCAAAGAAACAAAATTTTGATAAGCTGTGAAAAGCAATTTGACCTTCAAAAAACCACCAAATTTTCAATCATACCAAAAAAGGGCATGTACATAAAGAAATCTAAAAGAAAGCGGCAAAATTCCACAATTTCCTTTCCTTAAAAGCCAACCAGACATCACACTATACTACGAATAAGCTTAATCACAAATAAATATACTGAAAACACACACTTTTCTTCAGTACAAAAtcataaaagcaaaaaaaaacaaagcacCATCAAAGATATCAAGCACAATCTAGATGCAATAACAAGAAAAGTGACAGGTTCAACAGCTTCGCACCCACGGTGTCAATTTAGTTGGCTCATGAGACCATACTTGCTGATAGGACCCTTCATACACTTGTACTTTCTCTTGTAGATATTGAATGTACTCAATAACCTTCAAAACGACAAaccattttcaaaacaaatgtaatataaagaaaatagtACAATGTTATGATAGTAAGTAACAAAAGTGAAAGAAAAATGCACCTCTACGGTAGTAAGTAAGTAACAGAAGCAAGTGAAAGAAAAATGCACCTCTAGCAACAGCGAAGCCTTATCCCTCTTCTGATCATTCGGGGGTATTAGATCTCTCAATATCTGAAACCTGAGAAATTTAACCAAGTGTCAAATGTACAATTGCTGGACAGAATACTCCAACTTTGTCGACTCTCCTTTTATGTTGGGAGGGACGGGAAAaaggtggggggggggggggaggtgTAGGGGTTGAGGACAGATATGGGGTTGAGGACAAATATGAAcaaatagtttttcaaaatccTACTGTAGAAGTTGCATATTATTCAAAAGCATTAAAAATTTTGGAACCCATTGATGACGCATGTGGGTATTTTGTAAGAGGCAATAGACTTCCACAACCCAATTTGCAATCGACAAGATACCAAGTTTGCATAAGGCAACTCCTCCTACCATTCAATAAGACGCAATAGTAATAGCTCACATATCAAGAGGCAATGAAGCAGCACATATGTTATGTTGAAATGGAAAAGGTTAAGCTAAGTAAAGTAAATAGGTCCACTTAAGTGCATAGAGCAATAGAACCCCAATGGTAAGTTTTTCTGCAGTTTCAGGCAGATAAACATCCTTCAGCATTTGAAGTCTAAGCACAACCCCCGAGAGCTAGGTCAACGAACATATACTTTCTTATTTATCTTCTCTTCCATATGTTGTACGTAGCTAAATGTAAAACTTTTTCTTCAATGATATTTCTTACCACCGATAAACACCTCTAAGGGTGGAATTAGAATGAAGATTGACATACAATAAAAGTTTTCTTGGTGGAAGTAAATAGTGATACTTTATGATGGAAAATAATATTGGACATGACAGGTCAAAAAACCAATCACCCTCATCCCTCACTTCACGACCTTTTAGTTCATAATAAACTATTTGTTAATGAACAGTCAATACGTTACAATACATGGGAGATATTGTACCTCTAGTTCATAAGCTCTTTTCCCTCAAAAACTGCAACGTTCATCTCTAGTTCATTAGCTCTTTTGCTTCTAAAACTTCAACATTCAAATTACTCGCCATGCATAACATACAATAAAAAAGTTTCTTCCATTGAAGTATCAACACTTCACTGCAGAATAGAGCTTAGAAATATTATAGTCATTAAAATGTCATTTCCGATTTTAACTCAACGTCTAGATTACTTTCAGGGAATTATTTGCCAATTGATGAAATAATATAGTCGATTTGGTAGGAAAAGACGTCACTTACTGCCGCATGGCCGGTTCTTGGTATATACGGGTAGCCGACCGCCTAGCGCCCCTCATAAGTGATTTCTTTATAaatctttttgatttttgaagtaatgtttttaatttgacTTAGAATCAATtcaacatttcaaaatcaaataacaTAAATTCATCGCAAAACagaaaaaccaatcaaagaatcataaaattaaaaatataatcgCAATAACATTCAAAATGAAACGTTAATTCCAAAATTGTAACCAAAACTACTATACCTTTCATTGATTTTACTTCTTCGACGCTGCTCAGTCTCAGAATGTTTGGACCTATAATTATTAGGTTTTTGCTCCGCACTTTTTCCTTCTGTTTCAACATCATTtcaccaattcaacacaattcaATCGAATTGAATCAAATACATCGCAATTCACATTTCCATAATTaaagagaaaagagaagaaaaaaccTCGGTGAGAAGAAGTGTCAGTACCAGCAGCAACATCTTCGGCATCCTCATATTCCTCTTCGTGATTCTGGTGGTGAGGAGGTTTTATAGTTCTCACCATTATTAGAGAGATAAAGCTGAAAGGTTACAGTTATGGCGGGTGGGACGAAAATTTTGCCCTAAAATtagagaagagaatagaagTCACTTATGGtatgttattttaaattatccTTTTGTTCTCCTTGATTACGTCATAAAAAtagttcatacaaaaatttgttcACAATAATTCTACTTATTGTTCACAATAATcccatttattgttcatttggCGTGAATAATTCctattattgattttatttttaaataatcaaatGTAATTTGTCGACAACACCTTATTATATTTTAACCGGCTACTTTTGGTTTCTACTAGCTGTTACAGTCACTTCTTCATCCTTATGCTTCTTCGTTGGTCTACCACTACTACTTTTTGGTGTTAGGTACATACAGTAGCCAGATAAAACGTAATAAGGGATGTTATCGGCAAAAAATAgacaaagattgaattatttggAAATAATACATTATTTACTGCAAATGCGCAATAGaaggaattattcaaaataatttttccttaattataTTGATGGGTAGTAAGTAGTTTTAATTAGGGGTGAaagtttggtttttggtttggattcGATACAAATCTAAATCATACTGAATAAAATTCGATTTTGATATTTTCTGTGCAAATCCAActcataatatttataatccaaaTTGAATCGAACCGaattttaaaataccaattCAAATTGAACCGAATAGACCGAATTGCACCgatttgtatattttgcaccgaaaatcaaatttgcatgtaaagtttcaaacttattttttctaaagctcctaaatagatattaataatttaaggatttttaatttgaacaagtaaaaaacttttaacaaaaatctgAAATAAGGGCAAAAATTCTAATGAATCAAATGGAAGATATAACATGTCTTTAACATTTCAGTTTTTTCAGTTCTTCGGTTTTATTGGACCCTAGACCGCGTCCGAACCGAACACCGAATTATAATTAAAGTTCagtccaaaccaaaccaaatttaaaatatgttcaaaccaaattacttattcaatttggtttgatttggtgttcgatttttcaccaaattacttACACCCCTAGTAACAATAATTGAGGTCTAGCCCAAACTCGACCCCAAATTCTAACCCGAGCTTGAGATTATATTTGGTAGTTTTGTCTTATTTAtggttaaaaaaataatgtatagtttttaaaatattttaaattctgaTTTGCGTTtatctaatttaaaaattttttagattACACAAGACCATAAATAGCAATTTTAAATCAATTTGGTCAAAGTGTATGTTTGTGTTATCGTTCTTTCGATTAGTAATTAAATTTCAACTCGTGTACGCTAAATATATTTGATTCAAAACTTCTTTAtcgtatattattttttttgaaatattatcTTGTGAATACTTCAGCTTAACTTGCAattactacatatatatatcttggGTTAAATTTGACTTTGAGCAAGCTTAagaatatatacacataaaagtGATAGAAAACTAAAGTATTATTCTTCTATATGATTTGGGTCTTGTCAAGCCTTAAAACCATATAATATAACGAATAGATCATAAGTAAGAGTTTatatttaaaatgattattacatagttttaaaaatggtaattttaaaattgatctttattttatttttttaaaatatttatctcgtattatttttatatgtctTATAACCAATTTAATCTATTTCTAAGAAATAGAATAAAAATTTAGCAAAAGTCTTGCTTTTGTCCCTCTCAATGATTtgatttttgtataaataagtATGGGATAAAAAGCACATTGATCAATTAAGCACTATGTATTTTAGATTCATATCACATGGCAAGAGTGTGGGCACATAGATAAAAAGTTGGAACACATATAATGGGTTGATTAAAGATTGGTATAAAGAAAAATCGCAAATCATTCATTATTTGTTGCATTTGTTTATAATCACCAAGTTTTGCTTTTCGGTAAAACAACCTCAAATAAAGAGCTTATATTCTTATAATATGTATAAGATCAGCTATTAATGCTTATATGAAACGTGTCTCTCGATGAAACCATTTGATATTACAATGTGTAAATTTAAATAGGCGTGTAATTTTAATCAGGTGATTACAATACTACATTGCAACCTTAAATTAAATTCACAAGTGCATCTTATAATATGTTCATCCTTATATGGTATAAGATTTTGCTTTGTATAATATCATTCTATGAAATCAAAACATATGTGAGCATTACAACCTATTTTCAAGTCCTCACCATCTTGTACAAAAATAGAAAGACTCTCCACTCTTATTcctgaattattaattttagaGATCAAATCGAATTTTATGTACAGAGGAGAAGTGATTTGAAGCAGCTACCAACTGATCTCGACCCGCTTCATTGGTAGTCTGAATAGTTGTGGTTGTTTGCCCGACTTCTTTTAAGGAAGATGCACCAAAACATCCAACTAAAGAATTGATCAAAAACACCAAATACCAACTACTACTTGTAACCTTCAACATTTTCTTCTTCTTGAAAGAACACCaaatttgattatgtttatgatttttgaaaatGTTTTACAACTATGTCTCATTTATATAGAGAAACTATCTTGGGCATTAAGCTAAAAATGGGAcccatttctttgatttttcactaaaataatgTTATAAACATAAGTTAATTTCATTTGTACATCATAGAGATAATTGGATGACTATGAACTTTTGACTTGTCTTTCTTACAAGTCTTACCAATCACAAACAATTCCTGtgatttgtcttttttttctttaactttCCTCAATTGCACATCCATTCAACCAACCAGTTTGAAAGTTATGCGATCTTTGAAAATAATTAGTCTATAAGTCAAGCATTATGGTTCTATATGACAAACAACCATTATGGTTCTAATGGTTGATTTGACTAGCTAAATTACTGATTTGCTAGCTGTTAAACAAATTGTGATGAAGATGATAGGAAAAAAAGTTATCGGCTGAAATAGTGGGTCAAAAAAATAAAGACAATAAAAAAGCTATAcacgttttttttttgttttaacttataagttATTTACTAAACACTTAATAGTTGTTCAACCAGacaaaagtcaaccaaaaagtCATTTGTTAAACACACTTTAACATGTTTATTCCAATTCCAATCAACCTTTCATTTGTAGTAACAAATGGATTAAATTTGACTGATCCTTACTATATATATCATCtacaactttacataaatatGAAGCACAAACAATTCAATGTGTTATGTTACTCTAATACTTTATAACAAACTAGTACAATCACATGAGTAATACCTACCATTTGAGGCATACGAGTCAAACATTGCGAGTAAAATAATGGAGAATTAGGTCTTGTCTTAATTCAAGCAACTACCATTTCCTTAGATAAGGTCTTTAGTTCGATTCTCACCTAATTATGCCCTCCTCACAGCCTACCttgtaataaaaaaagataaaatatcaTCTACCATTTGCATTTGCTGAAATGGTAAATTGACACTGATCAAGTATCATCTACTATATTTCTCTAtgtaaatgaaaacaaaaaatctAATGTGGAGGGACTATAAAGATAAATTCATAGCCATTTTCAAACAATTATATGTGAAAAACAGCCAAATGCTTCTAACTAGACTTACTTGAGTTAATGCTGCTGGCCAAAGAATCGGAAAGATGCCAATCAATAGCAGAAGTACGAAAATTTTCCAACCTGTCCAATGTTTGTTTATGTACACGATCTCGAGGAAATGTGTTGTATATTTTGTCATCTGTCCCCATTTTCGAGCTCATCTTGATCCTCCAACCGTGTTTCTTCTTGGCTTCCGTTTCCTCCAATATCTACCCCTAGCTTTCCCGTTGCACGTACAAAAAATGACGATATAAAGCCATCATCGACATAAACTTCATCATCGGTTTCCTTTTCTTTTCGCCTCAAGTTTGTACTGACGCCCATCCAAGCAGGGCAGATTCTCCGAATTTTCAAAGCAGCTCGTGGGTTGAAATCGGTTGAAGGGCTGTTTTCTCCTCTTGAGCAAGAACACTCAGGAATGGGATGCGAGAGAAAGGAGAGCGGTTTGGACAAGTTGAATGCTTCCACAAGACCATCAA belongs to Amaranthus tricolor cultivar Red isolate AtriRed21 chromosome 17, ASM2621246v1, whole genome shotgun sequence and includes:
- the LOC130803917 gene encoding transcription factor BIM2-like isoform X3 — encoded protein: MVRTIKPPHHQNHEEEYEDAEDVAAGTDTSSHREGKSAEQKPNNYRSKHSETEQRRRSKINERFQILRDLIPPNDQKRDKASLLLEVIEYIQYLQEKVQVYEGSYQQVWSHEPTKLTPWRANHGLVDNFVNHSQAMKNGFLDENTAVQPMPSMQGSVESELSGEFPYRADHAVRPVNPVIPLSISLPSSAYPPGRGIQLIENLAFQPHGSVDGAIIGTEDRPLKRGSSSVSDVYSQELLKRLTQSLQTSGVDVSHANISVQLDVGKQVHSGSNAIAPSVGVCSQDVDNQTPNNQPISHAVEVSAKESIQAAKRLKTGES
- the LOC130803917 gene encoding transcription factor BIM2-like isoform X4, which gives rise to MVRTIKPPHHQNHEEEYEDAEDVAAGTDTSSHREGKSAEQKPNNYRSKHSETEQRRRSKINERFQILRDLIPPNDQKRDKASLLLEVIEYIQYLQEKVQVYEGSYQQVWSHEPTKLTPWRANHGLVDNFVNHSQAMKNGFLDENTAVQPMPSMQGSVESELSGEFPYRADHAVRPVNPVIPLSISLPSSAYPPGRGIQLIENLAFQPHGSVDGAIIGTEDRPLKRGSSSVSDVYSQELLKRLTQSLQTSGVDVSHANISVQLDVGKQVHSGSNAIAPSVGDVDNQTPNNQPISHAVEVSAKESIQAAKRLKTGES
- the LOC130803917 gene encoding transcription factor BIM2-like isoform X2, which translates into the protein MVRTIKPPHHQNHEEEYEDAEDVAAGTDTSSHREGKSAEQKPNNYRSKHSETEQRRRSKINERFQILRDLIPPNDQKRDKASLLLEVHFSFTCFCYLLTTVEVIEYIQYLQEKVQVYEGSYQQVWSHEPTKLTPWRANHGLVDNFVNHSQAMKNGFLDENTAVQPMPSMQGSVESELSGEFPYRADHAVRPVNPVIPLSISLPSSAYPPGRGIQLIENLAFQPHGSVDGAIIGTEDRPLKRGSSSVSDVYSQELLKRLTQSLQTSGVDVSHANISVQLDVGKQVHSGSNAIAPSVGDVDNQTPNNQPISHAVEVSAKESIQAAKRLKTGES
- the LOC130803917 gene encoding transcription factor BIM2-like isoform X1, with the translated sequence MVRTIKPPHHQNHEEEYEDAEDVAAGTDTSSHREGKSAEQKPNNYRSKHSETEQRRRSKINERFQILRDLIPPNDQKRDKASLLLEVHFSFTCFCYLLTTVEVIEYIQYLQEKVQVYEGSYQQVWSHEPTKLTPWRANHGLVDNFVNHSQAMKNGFLDENTAVQPMPSMQGSVESELSGEFPYRADHAVRPVNPVIPLSISLPSSAYPPGRGIQLIENLAFQPHGSVDGAIIGTEDRPLKRGSSSVSDVYSQELLKRLTQSLQTSGVDVSHANISVQLDVGKQVHSGSNAIAPSVGVCSQDVDNQTPNNQPISHAVEVSAKESIQAAKRLKTGES